The Armatimonadota bacterium genome segment CCCCGCAGGGACCGCCAGGCCGAGATCAGGAACCATCCGCCCCCGCAGGCGGCGAGCACACCGGAGATGGCCAGGAGGGTGAGGGGAAGGGTCCACGGGTGCGGGCCCGACAGGTAGGCCTTGCGGGGCATCCCGGATCCCGCGGCCACCAGCAGCGCGGCCACCGTGAGTACGGCTCCGCTTCCGAAAAGGTGCAGCTGAGCCCTGCCTGCGCGCGGCAGGACCTCGCACCCGTTTTCCTCCAGAATCCGGTACACCATGCCCACGAAGGCGGTGGTGACCCCGCCTACCAGCATGGCATGGTAGTGGGCGGTGATCCGGAGGGTCTGGGCAGCACCGATCGGTGCGAGGATCCCGCCCAGCAGGTACAGCCCCACGGACCACTCCAAGGCCGACCGCTCAAGAAGGCCACCGGGCCGCGGGGGGAGCGCTGCGGATACGCTGTACAAGCACCCAAAGGTGCACCAGGGTGGGGACACTCAGGCCAAGGCCCAAAGCCGCGTTTTTCAGGCTCCAATCCGGCATGCCGGATGGGTCGGGTGCCAAGTACAGCAGGGAGGGGAGAAAGGCGAGGAGGCCGGAGAGGGCGTAGGCGGTGCGCACCGGGGATCTGTGCGTAGGCGCGATCCTCCATCCGGCCTCTGCCAGGGCATGCCAGGCGAGGGCCAGGGCCGTCACGTACACGAACTGCAAGGCGTGCCCCGCTCCCCACAGGGCCGCCTGCGGGTGGTCCCCTCCCACTCTCAGAAGACCTACTACGGCCCCCAAGAGCGTGGCCCCATACGCCAGGGCCAGGCATCTGGCACCCCATCGGGGAGTCTCCGGGCACGCCGCCCGTGCAAGCGGCGCAAGCGCCAGGAGGACTCCGAAGGCCAGGAAGAGGTATCCCGCCCAATACAGGGGGGAAGCCACGAACGGCAGGTAGTCCACCACCACGGGCCGACCGGGGAGCGCAAGTCCCGCGAGCAGGCACCCGAAGCCCAGGGCGGCCAGACGCAGACCCGATGTGGGCGGTCGGAGGCACGACAGATGGAGGGCCACCGCGGTGCTGCACCCCAGCAGCCACACCACCAGGGAGAAGGTGACGTGCCCCACCAGGGTCTTGTAGAAGGCCTCAGGAGGAATCCCGTGTGCAAACAGCGGTAGCCTTCCTCCGGTGATGAGAACGGCCAGCACGCCCGCCGTGGCCGCGGCGGCAAGACTGAGCCTCACCCACTCCACCACGCCGCGGCCGTTGGCATCCATGCGTCCCTCAGTGCCCGATGGGCCACGAGCGGGACAGGTTCCAGTAGTTGCCCAGGTACATGAAGACGAAGAAAGCCGCGAACAGCAGACACAGGACGAAGGTGCCGGGGACCGCGGGAACTTCCCTTGCCCCGTGTCCTGGGTTGCCGCCGAGCGGCAGCGCGTACTGCCGGCGCAGTTCGTCGTCGGTAAGCCGCTTTCCGAGCAGGACCGTGGCCACCACCAGGACCACGAACGGGGCACCGCCCAGCAGGGCCAGTATCCCCCCGACCCCGGCCACCGCCAGGAGTCGGTAGACCTCGTCCGGCCATGCGAAGGCCAAGGGCAACCCCCGGAACCGGAAGATGTCCGGCTGCTTGCGGGGAAGTCCGTACCGGACGCCCAGCTGCAGGTAGGCCAGAACCAGGAGGCCGACGCCGACCCCGAACAGCCACGGCTGCCACCGGGCCCAACGCTCCCCCACCACACGGCGGTTGATCCACTTCCACCCCACGGACAGCGCCCCGCTGGGCTCTGTTTGCAGGTGGTGGGCGCTCCCCAGGTTGATGGCGACCAGGTACAGGACGAAAGCCGCGCGAGACACCTTCTCGCTCGGCGTGCGGCCGCCCACGGTGAGCTGCGCCAGCAGGTACCACACCGCTACCGTGGCAGCCAGGTTGATTTGCTGGGACGGATGGGCAAAACCCCAGTACACCAGCTTCCAGAGGAATGGATCCAGGTGCGCCAGCAGCCCCGCGGACCACGGCAAGGCAGGTACGAAGACCAGCGCGCCCACCAGCAGGGTGGCCACCGCCAGCACCGCGCCCACGGTATCCGCCACGCTCACGTCCTCGCACCCCATCTCCAGCAACTCCAGGGCGATCCTCCGGACGGTCCGCGGATCCGCCCGGCCGCTGTAGGGGCACCACCACGCCACGCTGATGTAGCCGCGCACCGACATCCCTTCTCGGTGCGCTTCCCGTACCACCTCCCGGAAGGTCCGCAAAGACGCCTCCACCGTCATCCCCAGATTGGCCTGGGCGAAGGCGTCCGTGGCCGCGGTGAACACCGCAATGGTCCGGACCCCGCAGGCGACGGCCCGTTGCAATCCCCGCAGGTTTGGAACCAGCGCGATGTGGTGGACTCCTTCCCGCGGCCGCAGGCGGTGCACCACCTCCTCCGTGTCCGCCATCTGAGGTACCCGATCTGGCCGCACGAACGACCCCACCTCGATCCACCGCAGCCCTGCCTCCGCCAGGGCCTCGATGAAGGCCACCTTGACGTCCGTGGGGAGGATCTCGGGCTCGTTCTGGAGGCCGTCCCGGGGGCCCACCTCCACCACCCGGACGGTAGAGGGAAGGGAATCGAGGGGAACGGTCATGGGAGCAGTTCCAGCTCCACCACCGCGGCTCCGCCCGCCACCTGCGATCCGGGCTCCACCCGGATGGCCACCACCCGGGCCCTCACCGGAGCCCGCATGACGGTCTCCATCTTCATGGCCTCCAGGACATACAGCGGTTCACCATGCTCCACCACCTACCCGGCCTGCACGAGGATGCGGGTCACCACTCCGGGCATGGGCGCCCCTAAGTTCGGACGGAAGGACTCGGGTTCCGGGCTGCGCACCGAGACCTCGTGGACAAACGTGTGGGTCTCGCCATCCAGGTGCAGGTTGTGGCGGTCGCCTTCGGAGGCGAAGTGTACAAGCCACCGCCTCTCACCCGCGACGACCGCGTAGGCGTTCGGCCCCACCGGCCGGATCCGAAACGAGAACTCCCGGCCGTCCGCAAATACCCGGATCGTAGGGGATTCCTCCAGGACCTCCACCTCCACCACCCGCTCGCGCCACCGGAGCACGAACCGTTCCTGCCTCATCCGAGCCTCCAGCTCCGCAGTCGATCCCAGGGATCCACAAACCCCTGCGGTAGCCGCGGGGCGGTCTTTGCCAGGCCGTAACCGGAGAGGACGGCGGCCAGGGCGAAGAGCGCCTCCGTGGGAGGATGTGGGTGCCAATCTGCGAAGTGGTCCGTGAGGAACGCGGTGGGGAGGTCGCCGGACTGAAAGGCGGGATGATCCAGCACGTCCCGCAGGAACGCGAGGTTCGTGGTGGGCCCGAGGATCACGTAGGAGGCAAGGGCCTGTCGGAGGCGCGCGATGGCGGCGGGACGGTCCGGGCCCAGGCGATGACCTTGGAGAGCAGGGGATCGTAGGAGACGGAAACCCTCTGGCCCGTTCGGATCCCGGAATCGATGCGCACTCCCGGGAGATGTGGTTCTACAGGTGCAGGATGGTTCCCGCGGAAGGTGCGAAGCCCCGCTCTGGATCCTCCGCGTACACCCGCGCCTCCATGGCCCATCCCCGCAGGACCACCCCCTCTTGCCGCAGCGTCAGGGCCTCTTCTGCGGCGATCCGCAGCTGCTGGTGCACCAAGTCCACACCCGTCACGAGTTCTGTTACGGGATGCTCTACCTGGAGCCGGGCGTTCACCTCGAGGAAGGCGAAGTTCTCCTCCCCGTCCACCAGGAACTCCACGGTTCCCGCGTTCACGTACCCCGCTTCCCGCATCAGCCGCAGGGCCGCCCGCGCAAGCCGCCCGCGGAGCTCCGGATCGAGCGCCACGGAGGGTGCCTCCTCCAGCACCTTCTGGTACCGGCGCTGCACGGAGCACTCCCGCTCCCCCAGATGCACCGCGTTCCCGTACCGGTCCAGGAGAACCTGCACCTCGATGTGCCGTGGCCGCTCCAGGTACCGTTCCAGCAGGAGTGCGTCGGTGCCGAAGGCAGCCAGAGCCTCCCGTCGGGCGCCGGGGAGGGCTTCTCGGAGCTCCTCGGGGTTGTGCACCACCCGCATGCCCCTTCCGCCTCCTCCTGCTGCGGCTTTGAGCAGGGGCGGAAATCCGACCCGCTGCGCCTGGCGAAGGGCCTCCTCGTCCCGCACGGGGCGGTCGGTGCCCGCAAGTACAGGCACTCCCAACCGTGCCGCCAACCGCCGGACCGCGGCCTTGTCTGCCACAGCCTCCAGAACCTCAGGAGGTGGGCCGATGAAAGCGATCCCCGCTTCCCGACAGGCCGCGGCGAACTCCGGGTTCTCCGCCAGAAACCCGTATCCGGGGTGGATGGCCTCCGCGCCCGTGGCCCTGGCCGCGTCCAGGATCCGCCCGATGTGGAGGTAGGACTGCTCCGGCTCCGCGGGGCCGATCGGCACCGCCTCCTCCGCCAGCCACACGTGGAGGCTATCTTCGTCTGCCTCCGAGTACACGGCCACCGTGCGGATCCCCAGCTCCCGGCAGGCCCGGAGGATGCGGACCGCGATCTCGCCCCGATTGGCCACCAGGACCTTCCGGAACATCACCGGTCCATCCAGGCGGGCGGCCGCTTCTCCAAAAACGCCCGCATCCCTTCCTGTGCCTCCGGGCCCGCCCGCAGTTCTGCGAGGAGCTCCACCGCAAACCGCCGCGCCTCCTCCCACGGCAGGGAAGGGACCGCTCCGAACAACTGCTTC includes the following:
- a CDS encoding ATP-grasp domain-containing protein, producing MFRKVLVANRGEIAVRILRACRELGIRTVAVYSEADEDSLHVWLAEEAVPIGPAEPEQSYLHIGRILDAARATGAEAIHPGYGFLAENPEFAAACREAGIAFIGPPPEVLEAVADKAAVRRLAARLGVPVLAGTDRPVRDEEALRQAQRVGFPPLLKAAAGGGGRGMRVVHNPEELREALPGARREALAAFGTDALLLERYLERPRHIEVQVLLDRYGNAVHLGERECSVQRRYQKVLEEAPSVALDPELRGRLARAALRLMREAGYVNAGTVEFLVDGEENFAFLEVNARLQVEHPVTELVTGVDLVHQQLRIAAEEALTLRQEGVVLRGWAMEARVYAEDPERGFAPSAGTILHL
- a CDS encoding enoyl-CoA hydratase-related protein, which translates into the protein MGLVHEVSPDVDEVIEGWGNALLAAGPRALAAVKQLFGAVPSLPWEEARRFAVELLAELRAGPEAQEGMRAFLEKRPPAWMDR